The Prunus persica cultivar Lovell chromosome G8, Prunus_persica_NCBIv2, whole genome shotgun sequence genome includes a region encoding these proteins:
- the LOC18766728 gene encoding succinate dehydrogenase assembly factor 1, mitochondrial, which produces MGLSRGPRLSGMQKQVLSLYRPFLRAARAKSAEDRQRIESLVSSEFRRNAKEVDRKNFLYIEYLLRRAKKQLDQLRSPDVVGLSALNVSFSQTKHPTN; this is translated from the coding sequence ATGGGACTCTCCCGTGGACCAAGGCTTTCTGGGATGCAGAAACAAGTCCTTAGTCTATACAGACCGTTTCTGAGGGCAGCCCGTGCAAAATCTGCTGAAGATCGACAGCGGATTGAGTCACTTGTGTCAAGTGAGTTCCGCCGCAATGCCAAGGAGGTAGACCGCAAAAATTTTCTTTACATTGAGTACTTGCTTCGCCGCGCTAAGAAACAGCTTGATCAGCTCAGGAGCCCCGATGTTGTTGGATTATCAGCCCTGAATGTCAGTTTCTCGCAGACAAAACATCCCACAAATTGA
- the LOC18767321 gene encoding 7-ethoxycoumarin O-deethylase, with translation MDFLQLTSISSAFSTCLFSFPLYIIIALATSIGAYFIIHSRDSKNWKDSPPGPVGWPILGSLPHFLNNRLHEDLFHLSRIHGPLFSLKLGLKPVVVIASPEMACKTLKQQEAVFSSRTVTEAIRVITYDTASIVYAPMDSARWRVIRKILMEKLFSAKAFEAFEPLRKQQVHGLLKELYSTSMSRNSVNIAEWAFVASGNIVSNTVCSKNLFENTKKGGRELKHTFWQLMQILGSVNVADLIPVLKPFDPQGLKRRILKIFRRLDAFYENIIKERLEERKIGIGNIGKQNLDLLDVLLDYRSDRDDELKSLSRKNVKGMLAEMFVAGTETTSSTFEWGMAEILRKPDAYKKIVMELDQVVGKDRFVEESDISNLPYLQAAVKEVFRLHPAVPLLVPRSTNEACEVSGYHIPKGCIVLVNVWGMARDPGVWEDPCEFKPERFLGSSIDVKGHDFNLIPFGSGKRSCIGLPLGHRMVHFYLAALLHAFEWECPAEIVDNVEERVGLTIRKGKTLIGIPKPRLSNSVYLQ, from the exons ATGGATTTCCTGCAGCTTACTTCCATATCATCAGCTTTTTCAACCTGTTTGTTTTCCTTCCCTCTCTACATTATCATTGCACTGGCTACATCAATCGGTGCATATTTTATCATCCATTCCCGGGACTCTAAGAACTGGAAGGATTCTCCACCAGGGCCTGTGGGATGGCCCATATTAGGGAGCCTTCCTCACTTCCTCAACAATCGCCTTCATGAGGACTTGTTTCATCTGTCCAGAATCCATGGCCCGCTCTTTAGCCTGAAACTAGGTTTAAAGCCGGTTGTCGTGATAGCGTCGCCAGAGATGGCATGTAAGACCCTCAAGCAGCAGGAGGCTGTTTTCTCCAGTCGTACCGTAACGGAGGCCATCCGAGTCATTACATATGATACCGCTTCCATTGTATATGCTCCCATGGATAGTGCACGATGGAGagtaattagaaaaatattgaTGGAAAAGCTCTTCTCTGCCAAGGCCTTTGAGGCTTTTGAACCACTTCGCAAGCAACAg GTTCATGGGTTGCTCAAGGAGCTCTACTCAACTTCAATGTCAAGGAATTCGGTTAACATTGCAGAGTGGGCCTTCGTGGCCTCAGGCAACATTGTGAGTAACACAGTATGCAGTAAGAACCTTTTTGAGAACACAAaaaagggagggagagagctAAAACATACATTCTGGCAGTTAATGCAAATTCTTGGCTCTGTAAACGTTGCTGATCTCATCCCAGTACTCAAGCCATTTGATCCTCAAGGCCTGAAACGGAGAATATTGAAAATCTTTCGGAGATTAGATGCGTTTTATGAAAATATCATCAAGGAGAGgttggaagaaagaaaaatcggAATCGGCAATATTGGGAAGCAAAATTTGGACTTGTTAGATGTGTTATTGGATTATAGAAGTGACAGAGATGATGAATTAAAAAGCTTATCCAGAAAGAACGTCAAGGGCATGCTTGCG GAAATGTTTGTCGCAGGCACAGAGACTACCTCAAGCACTTTTGAGTGGGGAATGGCAGAGATCCTAAGAAAACCTGATGCATACAAGAAAATAGTTATGGAGTTGGACCAAGTAGTTGGGAAGGATCGGTTTGTTGAAGAGAGTGACATCTCCAATCTACCCTACCTTCAAGCAGCAGTAAAAGAAGTTTTCCGACTCCACCCTGCCGTTCCACTGCTCGTTCCTCGTAGCACGAATGAGGCGTGTGAGGTTTCCGGTTACCATATTCCTAAGGGCTGCATTGTGTTGGTGAATGTTTGGGGGATGGCTAGGGATCCCGGTGTTTGGGAAGACCCTTGTGAGTTTAAACCCGAAAGGTTTCTTGGGTCAAGCATTGATGTGAAAGGACATGATTTTAACCTCATTCCTTTTGGGAGTGGGAAAAGGTCTTGCATCGGATTGCCCCTTGGCCATCGCATGGTGCATTTTTACTTAGCAGCACTGCTTCATGCTTTTGAGTGGGAATGCCCTGCTGAGATTGTGGACAATGTAGAAGAGAGAGTGGGGCTTACAATTCGAAAAGGAAAGACTCTCATTGGCATTCCTAAACCTAGGTTGTCAAATTCTGTTTACCTGCAGTGA
- the LOC18767460 gene encoding probable S-adenosylmethionine-dependent methyltransferase At5g38100, protein MARAEETSDQLCAAYPVRGGDGPSSYAVNSVYQRGAVAAAKEFISKAIEEKLDTEILLSSKTFRIADLGCAVGPNSFFSAENIIEAVQLKYKSQGLNSQTLEFQVFFNDITANDFNKLFRSLPSNRQYYAAGVPGSFYGRLFPNASINLFHSAFAIPWMSQVPKTVMDRNGPAWNKGRIFYSDASDEVVSAYEAQNAEDMERFLHARAQEIVSGGLMVFFIPGRPDGTPHSHTLPNLIYQILGSCLMDLARKGVVDEEKVNSFNIPNYLMSSKELENAVEQNGCFSIERRENLDHFFAHDTVYKSPQLLASQIRASLEGLFKQQFGDEILDELFELYGKKLEEQQSMVESGKAVVFLLVLRRLAN, encoded by the exons atGGCAAGAGCAGAGGAAACCAGTGATCAACTCTGTGCAGCTTATCCAGTGAGAGGTGGAGATGGACCCAGCAGCTATGCCGTCAACTCTGTTTACCAG AGAGGAGCTGTGGCTGCTGCCAAAGAATTTATAAGCAAGGCAATTGAAGAAAAGCTTGACACGGAAATCTTGTTATCTTCCAAGACCTTTCGCATTGCAGATTTGGGTTGCGCTGTTGGGCccaattcatttttttctgcTGAGAATATAATTGAAGCTGTGCAGTTGAAGTATAAAAGCCAAGGGCTGAATTCCCAAACCCTTGAATTTCAAGTTTTCTTTAATGACATTACTGCAAATGATTTTAACAAGCTCTTCAGATCCCTCCCAAGCAACAGGCAATACTATGCCGCGGGTGTACCAGGTTCCTTCTATGGCAGGCTATTTCCTAATGCTTCCATTAACCTTTTTCACTCTGCTTTTGCCATTCCATGGATGTCTCAAGTTCCAAAAACGGTAATGGATAGGAACGGTCCTGCGTGGAATAAAGGGCGAATCTTTTACTCAGATGCCTCGGATGAAGTAGTGAGTGCTTATGAAGCACAGAACGCTGAGGACATGGAGCGCTTCCTGCATGCCAGGGCTCAAGAGATTGTGAGTGGAGGACTCATGGTATTTTTCATTCCTGGCCGCCCAGATGGTACCCCCCATTCTCATACTCTGCCAAACCTGATCTATCAAATCTTAGGATCTTGCCTCATGGACTTGGCTAGGAAG GGAGTTGTTGATGAAGAGAAAGTAAATTCATTTAACATACCTAATTATTTGATGTCTTCCAAAGAACTTGAAAATGCTGTAGAACAAAATGGATGCTTCAGCATAGAGAGAAGGGAAAATTTGGATCATTTCTTTGCACATGACACTGTATATAAAAGTCCTCAATTACTTGCATCTCAAATCAGAGCTAGCTTGGAGGGACTCTTCAAGCAGCAATTCGGAGACGAAATCTTGGACGAGCTCTTTGAATTGTATGGTAAAAAACTTGAAGAGCAGCAGTCCATGGTTGAGTCAGGGAAGGcagttgtttttcttcttgtccTTAGACGCTTAGCAAATTGA
- the LOC18766314 gene encoding disease resistance protein RPM1: protein MALPTDLLIGKIVTILENEASSIAGVCDEIDDIKQELVSMTAFLNDTEGKNVRSEGGRTWVASVRGMAYDVEDIIDEFMYHMYKRGCHDGRFARWFHQTIRIPQNVWFRRQMSKKLRKISIMIKAIPDRNQRYGVGGLEGTSSACDDVSKLMRNQAESSLFIKEDELVGIERKKQLLINWLMNGEQQQTLLSVVGMGGSGKTTLVAKTFNDERVKKQFHCCAWVTISQTYVIDDLFRSLIKEFHEANKEKVPADMNSMTYRELLQVLVNYLESKRYMVVLDDVWDIKLWKEIRIALPNTQLGSRIMLTTRKEDVASSSFGVQSHIHHIQLLKKNEAWELFSSKAFSAYQNNCCPPELQSLAEEVVEKCEGLPLAIVALGGLMSSKKPFEWKQVYNSLNLHLTIPLLERVQNILFLSFDDLPYPLKHCFLYCSLFPEDYLIRRKRLIRLWIAEGFIQDGKGTTPEEVAESYLMQLIFRSMLHVVKRNESGRPKACKMHDLMRELALSKSEKEKFGAVYDGKEAMDEVQVRRLSIQTTGGEIKLGTGMAQLRSFLVFVYNVSSSSSSNTLPSGCKLLRVLDLQYVPIDIPPKELAYLFNLRYLNLRGTTVKKLPESIGNLRNLQTLDIRDSKIEVLPSGIAKLQNLRHLIMYRRTEEHRGFRYVNGTRSPSNICMLKKLQVLACVDLEGNIVKLVGNMTQLRRIGITNVKETDEMDLCASIQKMKQLHYLGLMSSDEEEVLQTNALCSPPPHLQTLVLVGKLEIVPRWFFSLQSLTKLHLHWSRIEEDLLPYIEALPNLEGLILVNAYAGRELCFSRGFVKLKDLRFVVCPLLNKITIEKGVMSNLQSLYLDECLELNTMPQGLQYLTELKELKLTFVSKELADSIREGGVDRENVQHIPEIDYFYKSSLGRVCRESLS, encoded by the coding sequence ATGGCCTTGCCAACAGACCTCTTGATTGGCAAAATTGTGACCATTCTTGAGAACGAAGCATCCTCCATAGCCGGTGTTTGTGATGAAATTGATGACATCAAGCAGGAGCTTGTAAGCATGACGGCCTTCCTCAATGATACTGAGGGCAAGAATGTACGCAGCGAAGGTGGGAGGACGTGGGTTGCAAGCGTCAGAGGCATGGCCTATGATGTTGAAGACATCATTGACGAGTTCATGTATCACATGTATAAGCGAGGATGTCATGATGGTCGATTTGCAAGGTGGTTCCACCAAACTATTCGCATTCCACAGAATGTTTGGTTCAGACGTCAAATGTCAAAGAAGTTGCGGAAAATCTCAATAATGATTAAAGCCATTCCGGATAGGAATCAGAGATATGGTGTCGGTGGATTAGAAGGAACAAGTAGTGCTTGTGATGATGTTAGCAAATTGATGCGGAACCAAGCGGaatcttctctttttattaAGGAAGATGAGCTCGTGGGgattgaaagaaagaagcaacTATTGATCAATTGGTTGATGAATGGAGAGCAACAGCAAACGCTTCTCTCTGTGGTGGGGATGGGCGGATCAGGGAAGACGACTTTAGTTGCAAAGACCTTCAACGACGAAAGGGTCAAGAAACAATTCCACTGTTGTGCTTGGGTAACTATTTCACAAACTTATGTGATTGACGACTTGTTTAGAAGCTTGATTAAGGAATTCCACGAAGCAAACAAGGAAAAGGTCCCTGCAGACATGAATTCCATGACATATAGAGAATTGCTACAGGTGCTGGTCAATTACTTGGAGTCTAAAAGGTACATGGTTGTATTGGATGATGTTTGGGATATCAAACTTTGGAAAGAAATTAGGATTGCACTCCCAAATACACAGCTTGGAAGTCGAATCATGCTTACTACTCGAAAAGAAGACGTAGCATCCTCTTCTTTTGGAGTACAAAGTCATATTCACCACATTCAACTCCTCAAAAAGAATGAGGCTTGGGAGCTATTCAGCAGCAAAGCATTCTCAGCTTACCAGAATAACTGTTGTCCACCAGAACTTCAATCATTGGCTGAGGAAGTTGTAGAAAAGTGTGAAGGCCTACCTCTGGCAATCGTGGCTTTAGGTGGTCTGATGTCCTCCAAGAAGCCATTCGAGTGGAAGCAAGTCTACAACAGCTTAAACTTGCATTTAACTATCCCGTTGTTAGAGCGAGTGCAGAACATCTTATTTCTTAGTTTTGATGATTTACCATACCCATTGAAGCACTGTTTTCTATACTGTTCCCTTTTCCCAGAAGACTATTTGATTCGAAGAAAGAGGCTCATTAGGTTGTGGATAGCTGAAGGGTTTATTCAAGATGGAAAAGGCACCACACCAGAAGAAGTTGCTGAGAGCTATCTTATGCAGCTCATTTTCCGTAGCATGCTACATGTTGTTAAGAGGAATGAAAGTGGAAGGCCAAAAGCATGTAAGATGCACGACCTTATGCGGGAGCTTGCTCTGTctaaatcagaaaaagaaaagttcgGTGCTGTATATGATGGAAAAGAAGCTATGGACGAAGTTCAAGTGCGCCGCTTGTCAATTCAAACCACTGGAGGAGAAATTAAATTAGGCACTGGTATGGCACAACTTCGTTCTTTTCTTGTGTTTGTTTATAACGTGTCCTCATCCTCTTCCTCGAATACATTGCCTTCTGGATGCAAATTGTTGAGGGTGCTAGATTTGCAATATGTTCCAATTGATATACCGCCAAAAGAACTTGCGTACTTATTCAATTTAAGATACTTAAATTTAAGGGGAACTACAGTTAAGAAGCTTCCTGAATCCATTGGAAACCTCCGCAACCTTCAAACTTTGGATATCAGGGACTCAAAGATAGAGGTACTTCCAAGTGGAATTGCCAAGTTGCAAAACTTGCGCCATCTTATTATGTATCGTCGCACTGAAGAGCATAGGGGCTTCAGATATGTGAATGGGACAAGATCAccatcaaatatatgtatgTTGAAGAAATTGCAAGTTTTGGCGTGTGTTGACTTAGAAGGAAACATTGTTAAACTTGTGGGTAATATGACCCAACTTAGAAGGATTGGAATTACGAATGTAAAAGAAACAGACGAGATGGACCTATGTGCCTCAATTCAAAAGATGAAGCAACTTCACTACTTGGGTCTAATGTCAAGCGATGAAGAGGAAGTTCTTCAAACAAACGCACTATGCTCACCTCCTCCCCACCTTCAAACTCTTGTTTTGGTTGGCAAATTGGAAATTGTGCCACGTTGGTTCTTTTCACTCCAGAGCCTCACAAAATTGCACCTGCATTGGTCTAGAATTGAAGAAGATTTGCTACCTTACATTGAAGCACTGCCCAATCTGGAAGGTCTTATACTTGTTAATGCATATGCTGGCAGAGAGTTATGTTTCAGCAGAGGCTTTGTAAAGCTTAAGGATTTGCGTTTCGTTGTTTGCCCCTTATTGAACAAGATAACTATAGAAAAAGGGGTGATGTCTAATCTCCAATCCTTATACCTTGATGAGTGCCTAGAACTAAACACAATGCCACAGGGTCTTCAATACCTCACTGAActaaaagaattgaaattgacGTTTGTATCAAAGGAACTTGCGGATTCCATACGAGAAGGAGGTGTGGATCGTGAAAATGTACAACACATTCCTGAGATCGACTATTTTTACAAATCGTCACTGGGGAGGGTGTGTCGTGAAAGCTTGTCCTAG